One window from the genome of Acanthochromis polyacanthus isolate Apoly-LR-REF ecotype Palm Island chromosome 21, KAUST_Apoly_ChrSc, whole genome shotgun sequence encodes:
- the si:dkeyp-113d7.1 gene encoding zinc finger protein 260, producing MTDLETECLSLGLPPECGSPPPPLDPSLQGDCGPGPAGSAPTPTLALLSSDCPTPTLSSLAAEIAEPLVMLPCVKSEPEDGDLEPIRTVDLSEIQPLSTAELGQDQIKMEISGLDYIKSEHHGHHGNHHLGPFHHGDVTELDYKSHYEPSSVFDYISQVTDTLEYIKSDHHVDLQCYYTTELSSLKSEYCDSNTMSTHLQHNGLESIHMAELRTELNKLRPDALLMDGMGKLDPEFGGAALYELQPAEEGKTSAEGTVAGQGGGNQVITTKTQSSTVRKPRNMQGEKPFSCTQCGKNFSTLGNLKTHQRIHTGERPYTCSQCGKSFGQAGNLKRHQLIHTGQKPYVCAHCPKGFTKADDLRSHQRLHTGERPFICATCGKSFGQSKELKAHQLSHTGERPYCCQHCGKSFTKETSYRNHVQIHTGEKPFTCSQCGKTFSNSGVLKTHEKIHTGERPFGCTQCGKSFGRLGHLKAHQQIHTGERPYACPQCAKTFSQSGHLKAHEQIHKRERADTASTSSDGSSSSTVGSDSS from the exons ATGACGGACTTGGAGACTGAGTGCCTGAGCCTCGGCCTGCCCCCTGAGTGCGGTTCGCCTCCGCCGCCTCTGGACCCGTCCCTGCAGGGTGACTGTGGCCCGGGCCCCGCTGGATCGGCCCCGACGCCCACTCTGGCCCTCCTCTCCTCGGACTGCCCCACACCGACGCTCAGCTCGCTGGCGGCGGAGATTGCCGAGCCGCTGGTGATGCTGCCGTGCGTGAAGAGCGAGCCGGAGGACGGAGACCTGGAGCCCATCAGGACCGTGGACCTGTCAGAGATCCAGCCGCTGTCCACTGCCGAACTGGGTCAGGACCAGATCAAGATGGAGATCAGCGGCCTCGACTACATCAAGTCTGAGCACCAcggtcaccatggcaaccaccACCTTGGCCCGTTTCACCATGGTGATGTCACTGAGCTGGACTACAAGTCGCACTACGAGCCCAGCTCTGTGTTCGACTACATCTCCCAG gtCACAGACACTCTGGAGTACATCAAGTCGGACCACCACGTGGACCTGCAGTGTTACTACACCACCGAGCTGAGCTCCCTGAAGTCCGAGTACTGCGACTCCAACACCATGTCCACCCACCTGCAGCACAACGGCCTCGAGTCCATCCACATGGCCGAGCTGCGCACCGAGCTCAACAAGCTCCGCCCCGACGCCCTGCTGATGGACGGCATGGGCAAATTAGACCCAGAGTTCGGAGGAGCGGCGCTGTACGAGCTGCAGCCCGCCGAGGAGGGGAAGACCTCTGCAGAGGGGACGGTGGCGGGACAGGGAGGCGGCAATCAGGTGATCACGACCAAAACTCAGAGCTCGACGGTGAGGAAACCTCGCAACATGCAGGGCGAGAAACCGTTCTCCTGCACACAGTGTGGGAAGAACTTCAGCACGCTGGGGAACCTGAAAACTCACCAGCGCATCCACACGGGCGAACGGCCCTACACCTGCTCGCAGTGCGGCAAAAGCTTCGGCCAGGCAGGGAACCTCAAACGCCACCAACTGATCCACACGGGCCAGAAGCCGTACGTGTGCGCTCACTGCCCCAAAGGCTTCACGAAGGCCGACGACCTGCGATCGCACCAGCGGCTGCACACTGGCGAGCGTCCCTTCATCTGCGCCACCTGCGGCAAGAGCTTCGGCCAATCCAAGGAGCTGAAGGCCCACCAGCTAAGCCACACTGGCGAGCGGCCGTACTGCTGCCAGCACTGCGGCAAGAGCTTTACCAAGGAGACAAGCTACCGCAACCACGTGCAAATCCACACCGGCGAGAAGCCCTTCACCTGCTCGCAGTGCGGAAAGACTTTCAGCAACTCGGGCGTCTTAAAAACCCACGAGAAGATCCACACCGGTGAGCGGCCGTTCGGCTGCACGCAGTGCGGCAAGAGCTTTGGCCGCCTCGGCCACCTGAAGGcccaccagcagatccacacggGCGAACGGCCGTACGCCTGCCCACAGTGCGCCAAGACTTTCAGCCAGTCAGGTCACCTCAAAGCACATGAGCAGATCCACAAGCGAGAGCGAGCGGATACGGCGAGCACCAGCAGcgatggcagcagcagcagcactgtggGCAGCGACAGTAGCTAA